A window from Bacteroidota bacterium encodes these proteins:
- a CDS encoding lamin tail domain-containing protein, translating into MQRFLPFALAALFCGAAVAQTSDLLISEYVEGSAFNKAIELYNGTGSAVDLEAEGYYLRIFFNGNTTAGSNIALTGTVANDDVFVIAEDDADSLLVLPLADQLSGSLSFNGDDAVVLFRDSTMIVDAIGQVGFDPGSEWGMDSTSTANNTLRRLSDACDADADTSDVFDPAVNYIGFPQDTFDGLGSASFDCGTAGPNFDLTASLSAMTVAPGGSFTVNFTVANNTANPVTGDLFFTASPGGLQASVFNDQTISGNASVSNSYTQNVPGNAPLGIYTYTVRIGQFPNTTVDAEAFSVIVTGSARGTGTTWSVSDLGPWQEESTLAASAVAERLSVFPNPLAREAEIAFSLERAADVSLVVYDVRGREVARLVDRALDAGAHRVAFDASSLSSGVYVYRLVSGTQVETGRMTVVR; encoded by the coding sequence ATGCAACGCTTTCTACCCTTCGCACTCGCCGCCCTCTTCTGCGGCGCAGCCGTCGCCCAAACGTCCGACCTGCTGATCTCGGAGTACGTCGAGGGCTCGGCCTTCAACAAGGCTATCGAGCTCTACAACGGCACCGGCAGCGCCGTCGACCTCGAAGCCGAGGGCTACTACCTCCGCATCTTCTTCAACGGCAACACCACCGCCGGGAGCAACATCGCCCTCACCGGCACCGTCGCTAACGACGACGTGTTCGTGATCGCCGAGGATGACGCAGACTCCCTGCTCGTCCTGCCCCTGGCCGACCAGCTTAGTGGGTCGCTGTCCTTCAACGGGGACGACGCTGTCGTCCTCTTCCGCGACTCCACGATGATCGTCGACGCTATCGGACAGGTCGGCTTCGACCCCGGCAGCGAGTGGGGGATGGACAGCACCTCGACGGCAAACAACACGCTCCGCCGCCTGAGCGACGCCTGCGACGCCGACGCCGACACGAGCGACGTCTTCGACCCGGCCGTGAACTACATCGGCTTCCCGCAGGACACCTTCGACGGCCTCGGCAGCGCCTCGTTCGACTGCGGCACGGCGGGCCCGAACTTCGACCTCACGGCCTCGCTCAGCGCGATGACCGTCGCGCCGGGCGGCTCCTTCACCGTCAACTTCACCGTCGCCAACAACACGGCCAACCCGGTCACGGGCGACCTCTTCTTCACGGCCTCGCCCGGAGGCCTCCAGGCTAGTGTGTTCAACGACCAGACGATCTCGGGCAACGCGTCGGTCTCGAACAGCTATACCCAGAACGTGCCGGGGAATGCGCCGCTCGGAATCTACACCTACACGGTGCGCATCGGCCAATTCCCGAACACGACGGTGGACGCCGAAGCCTTCTCCGTGATCGTGACCGGTTCGGCGCGAGGCACGGGGACGACGTGGAGCGTCTCCGACCTCGGCCCGTGGCAGGAAGAGAGCACGCTCGCTGCTTCGGCCGTTGCCGAGAGGCTGTCGGTCTTCCCGAACCCGCTCGCCCGCGAGGCCGAGATTGCGTTCTCGCTGGAGCGCGCCGCCGACGTCTCGCTCGTGGTCTACGATGTGCGGGGCCGTGAGGTGGCGCGCCTCGTAGACAGAGCGCTCGACGCCGGAGCCCACCGCGTCGCGTTCGACGCGTCGAGCCTGAGCAGCGGCGTCTACGTCTACCGGCTGGTCAGCGGCACCCAGGTCGAGACCGGGCGCATGACGGTGGTGCGCTAG
- a CDS encoding T9SS type A sorting domain-containing protein — MHLLSRVTMAAAVVMFLLPSASAQYVLDELLSPNQKALGYFGWDVAGVDDADGDGRGDLLVGSFGENPAGAPEGAGRAYLLSGADRSLLFEFVSPNEQEDGLFGSSVASVPDADGDGRGDVLIGARSEQVGSGPEAAGRAYLFSGATGALLQTFVSPNEEEAGFFGSSVAGVPDANGDGRGDVLIGASEDPGTSPAEAGRVYLFSGADGSLLQTLVSPNEEELGLFGSSVAGIDDADGDGRGDLLVGARQEDPDSSPIFAGRAYLFSGATGALLQSLVSPNEELVGNFGSAVSGVPDADGDGRGDLLVGADRDDPGSSPGDAGRAYLFSGADGSLLLELASPNEEVQGFFGLAVSGTPDADGDGRGDLLVGAVFESPSTSPSRAGRAYLFSGANGALLNVLTSPNEARDGYFGFSVAGVPDADGDGLADALAGAYFEDPGGSPQDAGRAYLFKGGALPLTVGVTAEAQAPPVLILAGGGSFDFDVTLSNGTGERQAIDAWGVAVLPDGSEFGPVIPPQRLRLPAGATIGPVTLGQSVPGAAPTGDYFLVVRTGQFPLAADADSIAVEKTLDTPDRGVGPVATWQTVEVTDGTPVLVQETVPPASRTEQAGAETIAAPEAYPNPFRDQTAVRFALAESGPVRLAVYDVTGREVAVLVDAVLEAGQHEGYFAADGLASGVYVYRLATQGQVQTGRLVLVR; from the coding sequence ATGCATCTTCTATCTCGCGTAACGATGGCCGCTGCGGTGGTGATGTTTCTGCTGCCGTCCGCCTCAGCGCAGTACGTGCTCGACGAACTACTCTCGCCCAACCAGAAGGCCCTCGGCTACTTCGGCTGGGACGTGGCCGGCGTCGACGATGCCGACGGCGACGGCCGAGGCGACCTCCTCGTCGGCTCGTTCGGTGAGAACCCAGCGGGGGCCCCCGAGGGGGCGGGCCGGGCCTACCTCCTCAGCGGGGCCGACCGGTCGCTGCTCTTCGAGTTCGTCTCGCCCAACGAGCAGGAAGACGGCCTCTTCGGCTCGTCGGTGGCGAGCGTGCCGGACGCCGACGGCGACGGCCGCGGCGACGTGCTCATTGGCGCTCGGTCAGAGCAGGTAGGTAGTGGGCCGGAGGCGGCGGGCCGGGCGTACCTCTTCAGCGGGGCCACGGGCGCACTGCTCCAGACGTTCGTCTCGCCCAACGAGGAAGAGGCCGGGTTCTTCGGCTCGTCGGTGGCGGGCGTGCCGGACGCTAACGGGGACGGTCGGGGCGACGTGCTCATCGGGGCGAGCGAAGACCCCGGCACGAGCCCGGCCGAGGCGGGCCGCGTCTACCTCTTCAGCGGAGCCGACGGGTCGCTACTCCAGACGCTGGTCTCGCCCAACGAAGAAGAACTCGGCCTCTTCGGGTCGTCGGTAGCGGGCATCGACGATGCCGACGGCGACGGGCGGGGCGACCTCCTCGTCGGCGCGCGGCAGGAGGACCCCGACAGCAGCCCCATCTTCGCCGGCCGGGCCTACCTCTTCAGCGGGGCGACGGGCGCGCTGCTGCAGTCGCTGGTCTCGCCTAACGAAGAACTCGTCGGCAACTTCGGCTCGGCCGTGTCGGGCGTGCCCGACGCCGACGGGGACGGCCGGGGCGACCTCCTCGTCGGGGCCGACCGGGACGATCCAGGCAGCAGCCCCGGCGATGCGGGCCGGGCGTACCTCTTCAGCGGGGCCGATGGGTCGCTGCTCCTCGAACTTGCCTCGCCCAACGAGGAAGTGCAGGGCTTCTTCGGGCTCGCGGTCTCGGGCACGCCGGACGCCGACGGCGACGGTCGGGGTGACCTCCTCGTCGGGGCTGTCTTCGAGTCGCCCTCGACGAGTCCGAGCCGGGCGGGGCGGGCGTATCTCTTCAGCGGTGCGAACGGTGCCCTGCTCAACGTGCTGACCTCGCCGAACGAAGCGCGCGACGGCTACTTCGGCTTCAGCGTGGCGGGCGTGCCGGACGCCGACGGCGACGGCCTGGCCGATGCCCTGGCTGGGGCCTACTTCGAGGACCCCGGCGGCAGCCCCCAGGACGCCGGTCGGGCCTACCTCTTCAAAGGCGGCGCGCTGCCGCTGACCGTCGGCGTGACGGCCGAGGCGCAGGCCCCGCCGGTGTTGATCCTGGCCGGCGGCGGCAGCTTCGACTTCGACGTGACGCTCAGCAACGGCACCGGGGAGCGGCAGGCGATTGATGCGTGGGGCGTGGCCGTGCTGCCGGACGGTAGCGAGTTTGGCCCGGTCATCCCGCCGCAGCGGCTCCGGCTTCCCGCCGGGGCGACCATCGGGCCGGTGACCCTGGGGCAGTCCGTGCCGGGAGCCGCGCCGACGGGTGATTACTTCCTAGTCGTGCGGACCGGCCAGTTCCCGCTCGCTGCCGACGCCGATAGCATCGCCGTCGAGAAGACGCTGGATACTCCAGACCGTGGGGTGGGGCCGGTGGCCACCTGGCAGACCGTTGAGGTCACAGACGGTACGCCGGTTCTCGTCCAGGAAACGGTGCCACCTGCGAGCAGGACAGAGCAGGCCGGTGCAGAAACCATAGCCGCGCCGGAAGCCTACCCCAACCCGTTCCGCGACCAGACGGCGGTGCGCTTCGCCCTGGCCGAGTCGGGGCCGGTTCGCCTCGCCGTCTACGATGTCACGGGCCGCGAGGTCGCGGTGCTTGTCGACGCGGTGCTGGAAGCCGGGCAGCACGAGGGATACTTCGCAGCGGACGGCCTGGCGAGTGGGGTGTACGTCTACCGCCTCGCGACCCAGGGTCAGGTGCAGACAGGCCGGCTGGTGCTCGTGCGCTGA
- a CDS encoding biopolymer transporter ExbD, with the protein MPLDFASGRKPLSVFSLAGLTDIVLLLLIFFLLTSSFVTQYGIQVTLPRVEAGAPTEDRSVTVTITGDGLFYVGDEVTVEADLAAAVQAAGASSDALILRADEAATVGQFAAVAGAARAAGLRILMATEPAQR; encoded by the coding sequence ATGCCCCTCGACTTCGCCTCGGGCCGCAAGCCGCTCTCGGTCTTCAGCCTCGCCGGGCTGACGGACATCGTGCTGCTGCTGCTGATCTTCTTCCTGCTGACGAGCTCGTTCGTCACCCAGTACGGCATCCAGGTCACCCTGCCGCGCGTCGAGGCCGGGGCTCCGACCGAGGACCGCTCCGTCACGGTGACGATCACCGGCGACGGCCTGTTCTACGTCGGCGACGAGGTGACGGTCGAGGCGGACCTCGCTGCTGCCGTGCAGGCTGCGGGGGCGAGCAGTGACGCGCTCATCCTGCGCGCCGACGAGGCCGCGACGGTCGGGCAGTTCGCGGCCGTCGCCGGGGCCGCGCGCGCCGCCGGCCTCCGCATCCTGATGGCTACGGAGCCGGCGCAGCGCTAG
- a CDS encoding MotA/TolQ/ExbB proton channel family protein translates to MLLAFMQDLAAAPDTLALAAEETTLSLLDVLLKGGWVMVPIALLSLLTVYLFIERWLVLRRAHSDPHRFMETVADYVRSGDVGGAVGYCKAHETPIARILQRGLERLGRPIGEIREAVQAAGKHETYELEKRTDLLASAASIAPLLGFLGTVLGMIAAFQQIQALEGNVNPSVLASGIWEALVTTAAGLAVGILALFAYNFLLSRISRSVNEMERVATEFIDLLQTPADRRERRVTVP, encoded by the coding sequence ATGCTCCTCGCCTTCATGCAAGACCTCGCGGCGGCACCCGACACGCTCGCCCTTGCCGCGGAGGAGACCACGCTCTCGCTCCTCGACGTCCTCCTCAAAGGCGGCTGGGTGATGGTCCCCATCGCCCTACTCTCGCTGCTGACGGTCTACCTGTTCATCGAGCGCTGGCTCGTGCTGCGCCGCGCTCACAGCGACCCCCACCGGTTCATGGAAACCGTCGCCGACTACGTCCGCTCCGGCGATGTCGGCGGGGCCGTCGGCTACTGCAAGGCCCACGAGACGCCGATTGCGCGCATCCTCCAGCGCGGCCTCGAACGGCTCGGGCGGCCCATCGGAGAGATCCGCGAGGCCGTGCAGGCCGCCGGCAAGCACGAGACCTACGAACTCGAAAAGCGCACCGACCTCCTCGCCTCGGCGGCCTCGATTGCGCCGCTGCTGGGCTTCCTCGGCACCGTCCTCGGCATGATCGCGGCGTTCCAGCAGATCCAGGCGCTGGAGGGCAACGTCAACCCGAGCGTCCTCGCCAGCGGCATCTGGGAGGCGCTCGTGACGACGGCCGCCGGGCTCGCGGTCGGCATCCTGGCGCTCTTCGCCTACAACTTCCTGCTGAGCCGGATCAGCCGCTCGGTCAACGAGATGGAACGCGTCGCCACCGAGTTCATCGACTTGCTCCAGACCCCGGCCGACAGGCGCGAGCGCAGGGTGACTGTGCCGTGA
- a CDS encoding SPOR domain-containing protein, with the protein MADALVTHLARALHLPPDAAQQTLHHLVATLRDQIEATGEAAVPGLGVFRRSGARLAFEPEDALVRAVNHRYAGLAPVAAETAAPRPASETAAAGFQPLPTFIAPEEPADSAAPDFADEAAEAPAPPEAEPETPEPPIAGLLADEPPPEEPPVLATASTPIAPDDSELEPAEPEAASEPPMPAPNAPSDTTITGETDDAPSDIEEPEPEEVPRAPEEDGLDEVIAFEGLSDLETGEEAEDDTFEDEDTSLDELLAHTWTDGGDADDDAHPLGPMPEEPLEDAEYAVIEPDEGEPDEPGAEATVVAPAVLASDAASSEAVPADDEPVAPAVAAVSAAGPEPPQDRKPEERSGRGPLFAGLAVGVLLAIAFLLWTRSREPAPAPVAERPPVADTAAAVPPPADSAVATLPTDPVEEEDPDPLRSAGTVAPADGGFTWVIGSELSQAAAEQRVEAYRTQGFRSGVVAQEAAGQTRYRVSLGQFDTVAEAEARRGDLPADAPSDSWILRL; encoded by the coding sequence ATGGCCGACGCCCTCGTCACCCACCTGGCCCGCGCCCTGCACCTCCCGCCGGACGCCGCGCAGCAGACCCTCCACCACCTCGTCGCCACCCTGCGTGACCAGATCGAAGCGACGGGCGAGGCGGCTGTGCCCGGCCTCGGCGTGTTCCGGCGCTCGGGAGCCCGCCTCGCGTTCGAGCCGGAAGACGCGCTCGTCCGGGCGGTGAACCACCGCTACGCTGGCCTGGCCCCGGTTGCCGCTGAGACCGCCGCGCCGCGCCCGGCTTCGGAGACTGCGGCCGCTGGCTTCCAGCCGCTCCCGACGTTTATCGCTCCCGAGGAGCCGGCCGACTCCGCCGCGCCCGACTTCGCCGACGAGGCAGCCGAAGCACCTGCGCCGCCCGAAGCCGAGCCGGAGACCCCAGAGCCTCCCATCGCCGGCCTGCTCGCGGACGAGCCGCCGCCGGAAGAGCCGCCGGTTCTAGCCACCGCCAGCACCCCCATCGCTCCCGACGATTCTGAGCTGGAACCGGCAGAGCCGGAGGCAGCCTCCGAGCCGCCGATGCCGGCACCTAACGCCCCGAGTGATACCACCATCACGGGTGAGACGGACGACGCGCCCTCGGACATCGAAGAGCCGGAACCAGAGGAGGTGCCCCGAGCCCCGGAGGAGGACGGGCTGGACGAGGTCATCGCTTTCGAGGGCCTATCGGACCTGGAGACCGGTGAGGAAGCAGAAGACGACACGTTCGAGGACGAGGACACCAGCCTCGACGAACTGCTCGCCCACACATGGACCGACGGGGGCGATGCGGACGACGACGCGCACCCGCTCGGCCCGATGCCCGAGGAGCCCCTCGAGGACGCCGAGTATGCCGTCATCGAACCGGACGAGGGCGAGCCGGACGAGCCCGGCGCCGAGGCTACGGTCGTCGCCCCGGCCGTGCTCGCCAGCGACGCTGCCTCCTCCGAGGCCGTGCCTGCGGACGACGAACCGGTAGCTCCGGCTGTCGCCGCGGTGAGCGCTGCCGGCCCCGAGCCTCCGCAGGACCGCAAGCCCGAGGAACGCTCCGGCCGAGGTCCGCTGTTTGCAGGCCTCGCCGTTGGCGTCCTCCTGGCCATCGCGTTCCTGCTGTGGACGCGCAGCCGCGAGCCCGCGCCTGCGCCCGTCGCCGAGCGTCCGCCCGTCGCCGACACCGCCGCCGCGGTCCCACCGCCGGCCGACTCCGCGGTGGCGACACTCCCCACGGACCCGGTCGAGGAAGAAGACCCCGACCCGCTCCGTAGCGCAGGCACCGTGGCCCCCGCCGATGGAGGCTTCACCTGGGTCATCGGCTCCGAGCTGAGCCAGGCGGCGGCCGAGCAGCGGGTCGAGGCCTACCGCACGCAGGGGTTCCGCTCGGGCGTAGTCGCGCAAGAAGCGGCCGGCCAGACGCGTTACCGGGTCAGCCTCGGACAGTTCGATACCGTGGCCGAGGCCGAAGCCCGGCGCGGCGACCTTCCCGCCGACGCGCCGTCCGATAGCTGGATTCTCCGGCTCTGA
- a CDS encoding HU family DNA-binding protein produces the protein MMLDTVSEDVLRAFSQAVREQLMNHRDVTVPGLGRFSVAHEPSRVVESEAGQRTLHPPVDAVAFESEPEPSSA, from the coding sequence ATGATGCTCGACACCGTTTCCGAGGACGTGCTCCGCGCCTTCAGCCAGGCCGTCCGCGAGCAACTGATGAACCACCGCGACGTGACCGTACCGGGTCTCGGCCGCTTCAGCGTAGCCCACGAGCCGAGCCGCGTCGTGGAAAGCGAGGCGGGCCAGCGAACCCTGCACCCGCCGGTCGATGCAGTCGCGTTTGAATCCGAACCGGAGCCCTCTTCCGCCTGA
- a CDS encoding tetratricopeptide repeat protein, which yields MTSPHRSCSFALPLFLACLLLAASALAQPGPVTAEAAFADAYALFDARLFGEAERAFADFRSAYPTDTRTSEALYYGGEAALAAGNDEEAGRLLMAFRTRYPAHPLAPRARLALGEYYFATERYDEARRALGEAAEEDAAPEDAARALLLMGQTSLRQDRPGAAVATLRRVADTYPRAAAAPLALYTAGFAEVERGNYAAAADAFGRLARDYARSPEDRRVGLALAEAYLRTGQYDRVLVEGERRLPDLGGTARDRALFLLGDAALRLGRMDEADRYFAEITEDGPYSRRARFGQARIAWEREAWAAAADSYAAVRTASGEAFDDLAAEATYYEGIALKRTGQIDEAARRLAAVELRRPESPFADAALFERGFLLYGVRRWDEAAESFERLLDRYPTSAFAGEAARMLGETYAALGDFRRAERANERAEARGTASAEVQGEVAFQQGYGLYQSGDYAEAARQLQGLYRREPRGPRAGEALFWAAESSFQEGQRGNAAALDRAETLFTEFLSQFPDHRQQDAARYALAWAVFKRGDYARAAAAFERFLASYRPGTEIVPYTTDARLRLADAYFALKRFDEAVAVYRQVEGAGVGGADYALFQVGQAHANAGRRAEAQAAYDRLLTGYPDSALRAQTHYAKGALAFQAEDYPAAVASYQRVLGDHPGSPVAPKAQYGIGDARYNQGRLREATAAYRAVLERYPDSPFVVDALSGVQFALTAQGEEHRLDEVVRQYADRNPNAGVLDELRFRQAEGAFQSGNLRVAVEAFEDFLRTARDRELQAAAYLYLGRAHADLGEPDRAEPNFRRVVERFPRADVQPDAAARLGALYLSAERWDEALALYRSLSAGAATVEAGVEARLGEAEALLGLGRAADAEALFDAVAASVSGVLGDRAWFGLAQAAEAQGRRDEAVGGYERLATERDDELGADALVRLAEALLPGDPQGVLTAVERLDMDNRFAGYPDQVAETLVALARAFRALDEPGRAEETYQLVLDAYADTPAAVTAERER from the coding sequence ATGACGTCCCCCCATCGCTCCTGCTCTTTCGCTCTTCCGCTCTTCCTCGCCTGCCTGCTCCTCGCGGCGTCCGCCCTCGCCCAGCCTGGTCCCGTCACCGCCGAGGCTGCCTTCGCCGACGCCTACGCGCTCTTCGACGCCCGCCTCTTCGGCGAGGCCGAGCGCGCCTTCGCCGACTTCCGCTCGGCCTATCCCACCGACACGCGCACGTCGGAGGCGCTGTACTACGGCGGCGAAGCGGCGCTCGCGGCAGGCAACGACGAGGAAGCCGGACGCCTGCTGATGGCCTTCCGCACGCGCTATCCGGCCCATCCTCTCGCGCCTCGCGCCCGCCTCGCGCTCGGCGAGTACTACTTCGCCACGGAGCGCTACGACGAGGCGCGCCGTGCACTCGGCGAGGCCGCGGAGGAGGACGCGGCTCCCGAAGATGCGGCGCGGGCACTGCTGCTGATGGGCCAGACCTCGCTCCGGCAGGACCGCCCCGGCGCGGCCGTGGCGACGCTCCGCCGCGTGGCAGATACCTACCCGCGTGCCGCCGCCGCTCCGCTCGCGCTCTACACCGCCGGCTTCGCCGAGGTCGAGCGCGGCAACTACGCCGCCGCTGCCGACGCGTTCGGCCGGCTCGCCCGCGACTACGCCCGGTCGCCGGAAGACCGCCGGGTCGGCCTCGCGCTTGCCGAGGCGTACCTCCGCACCGGGCAGTACGACCGCGTCCTCGTCGAAGGCGAACGCCGCCTGCCAGACCTGGGCGGCACGGCCCGAGACCGCGCTCTTTTTCTCCTCGGCGACGCCGCGCTCCGGCTCGGCCGCATGGACGAGGCGGACCGCTACTTCGCCGAGATCACCGAGGACGGACCGTACAGCCGCCGCGCCCGGTTCGGGCAGGCCCGAATCGCGTGGGAGCGCGAGGCGTGGGCCGCCGCCGCCGACAGCTACGCCGCCGTCCGTACCGCCTCGGGCGAGGCGTTTGACGACCTCGCGGCCGAGGCGACGTACTACGAAGGCATCGCGCTCAAGCGCACCGGGCAGATCGACGAAGCCGCGCGCCGCCTCGCGGCCGTCGAGCTCCGCCGCCCCGAGAGCCCCTTCGCCGACGCCGCCCTGTTCGAGCGCGGGTTCCTCCTCTACGGGGTCCGCCGCTGGGACGAGGCCGCCGAGAGCTTCGAGCGCCTCCTCGACCGCTACCCCACCTCGGCGTTCGCGGGCGAGGCCGCCCGGATGCTCGGCGAGACCTACGCCGCCCTCGGCGACTTCCGCCGCGCCGAGCGAGCGAACGAGCGGGCCGAGGCGCGAGGCACGGCCTCGGCAGAGGTGCAGGGCGAGGTCGCGTTTCAGCAGGGCTACGGACTCTACCAGTCCGGCGACTACGCCGAGGCGGCACGCCAACTTCAGGGCCTCTACCGGCGCGAGCCGCGCGGGCCGCGCGCGGGCGAGGCGTTGTTCTGGGCCGCTGAGTCGTCGTTCCAGGAAGGCCAGCGCGGAAACGCCGCCGCGCTCGACCGCGCCGAGACGCTCTTCACGGAGTTCCTCAGCCAGTTCCCCGACCACCGGCAGCAGGACGCCGCCCGCTACGCCCTCGCGTGGGCCGTCTTCAAGCGAGGCGACTACGCCCGCGCCGCCGCCGCCTTCGAGCGCTTCCTCGCCAGCTACCGCCCCGGCACCGAGATCGTCCCCTACACCACCGACGCCCGCCTCCGCCTCGCCGACGCCTACTTCGCGCTCAAGCGCTTCGACGAGGCGGTCGCCGTCTACCGGCAGGTCGAGGGGGCCGGGGTCGGCGGTGCGGACTACGCGCTCTTCCAGGTCGGGCAAGCGCACGCCAACGCCGGCCGCCGGGCCGAGGCCCAGGCGGCCTACGACCGGCTGCTGACGGGCTACCCCGACTCGGCGCTGCGGGCGCAGACGCACTACGCGAAGGGCGCACTCGCCTTCCAGGCCGAGGACTACCCGGCGGCGGTGGCGAGCTACCAGCGCGTGCTCGGCGACCACCCCGGCTCGCCGGTGGCACCGAAGGCGCAGTACGGAATCGGCGACGCGCGCTATAACCAGGGGCGGCTGCGCGAGGCGACGGCGGCGTACCGCGCCGTGCTGGAGCGCTACCCGGACAGCCCGTTCGTCGTGGACGCGCTCTCGGGGGTGCAGTTCGCGCTCACCGCGCAGGGCGAGGAGCACCGGCTCGACGAGGTCGTCCGGCAGTACGCCGACCGGAACCCTAACGCGGGCGTGCTCGACGAGCTTCGGTTCCGGCAAGCCGAGGGTGCGTTTCAGAGCGGCAACCTCCGCGTCGCCGTCGAGGCGTTCGAGGACTTCCTCCGCACCGCCCGCGACCGCGAGCTTCAGGCGGCGGCCTACCTCTACCTCGGCCGTGCCCACGCCGACCTCGGCGAGCCGGACCGCGCCGAGCCGAACTTCCGCCGCGTCGTCGAGCGCTTCCCGAGGGCCGACGTGCAGCCCGACGCGGCGGCCCGCCTCGGGGCGCTCTACCTCAGCGCCGAGCGCTGGGACGAAGCCCTCGCGCTCTACCGCTCGCTCAGCGCCGGCGCCGCGACCGTCGAGGCCGGGGTCGAGGCCCGACTCGGCGAAGCCGAAGCGCTCCTCGGGCTAGGTCGGGCCGCCGACGCCGAGGCGCTCTTCGACGCCGTCGCCGCCTCGGTCAGCGGCGTACTCGGCGACCGCGCCTGGTTCGGACTCGCGCAGGCCGCCGAGGCGCAGGGGCGCAGGGACGAGGCCGTCGGAGGCTACGAGCGCCTCGCCACGGAGCGCGACGACGAACTCGGGGCCGACGCTCTCGTTCGCCTCGCCGAAGCGCTTCTTCCGGGCGACCCGCAGGGCGTGCTCACGGCGGTCGAGCGGCTCGACATGGACAACCGCTTCGCGGGCTATCCCGACCAGGTGGCCGAGACGCTCGTCGCGTTGGCCCGTGCCTTCCGCGCCCTCGACGAGCCGGGCCGCGCCGAGGAGACCTACCAACTCGTCCTCGACGCCTACGCCGACACCCCCGCCGCGGTCACGGCCGAGCGCGAACGCTGA
- a CDS encoding PfkB family carbohydrate kinase, with protein MSVLVVGTVAFDTIETPFGKAERILGGSGTYIALAARYLAAPVRVVGVVGHDFPEAHVDLLRARDIDTEGLERDPEGETFFWAGRYHYDLNRRDTLATHLNVLATFDPVIPDAYRDSRIVCLGNLDPTVQAKVLDQVEAPDLVVLDTMNYWIEHTPKELRKTLRRVDVLVINDSEARELSGEPNLVRAAAVVRSMGPQTLVIKKGEHGALLFAGDTVFSAPAFPLEAIYDPTGAGDAFMGGFAGHLARTDPSDPQELRRAIVLGSALASFVVEAFGTDRLLNLEARDLEARIAAFHDLSAIPDMAQALAAPSA; from the coding sequence ATGAGCGTCCTCGTCGTCGGCACCGTCGCGTTCGACACCATCGAAACCCCCTTCGGCAAGGCCGAGCGCATCCTCGGTGGCTCGGGGACCTACATCGCCCTCGCCGCTCGCTACCTCGCTGCGCCGGTCCGGGTCGTCGGCGTCGTCGGGCACGACTTCCCCGAGGCGCACGTCGACCTCCTCCGGGCGCGCGACATCGACACCGAGGGGCTGGAGCGCGACCCGGAGGGCGAGACGTTCTTCTGGGCCGGGCGCTACCACTACGACCTCAACCGCCGCGACACGCTCGCCACGCACCTCAACGTCCTCGCTACGTTCGACCCGGTGATCCCTGATGCCTACCGCGACAGCCGGATCGTCTGCCTCGGCAACCTCGACCCGACGGTGCAGGCGAAGGTGCTCGACCAGGTGGAGGCCCCAGACCTCGTCGTGCTCGACACGATGAACTACTGGATCGAGCATACACCGAAAGAGCTGCGCAAGACGCTCCGCCGCGTCGACGTCCTCGTCATCAACGACTCCGAGGCGCGCGAACTCTCGGGCGAGCCCAACCTCGTCCGCGCCGCCGCCGTGGTCCGCAGCATGGGACCGCAGACGCTCGTCATCAAAAAAGGCGAGCACGGCGCGCTGCTCTTCGCGGGCGACACCGTCTTCAGCGCCCCCGCCTTCCCGCTCGAAGCGATCTACGACCCGACCGGCGCGGGCGACGCCTTCATGGGTGGCTTCGCCGGGCACCTCGCCCGGACCGACCCGAGCGACCCGCAGGAGCTTCGCCGGGCCATCGTCCTCGGCAGCGCCCTTGCGTCGTTCGTCGTCGAGGCCTTCGGGACCGACCGGCTGCTGAACCTGGAGGCGCGCGACCTGGAGGCGCGCATCGCGGCGTTCCACGACCTCTCGGCGATCCCGGACATGGCCCAGGCCCTCGCCGCGCCGAGCGCCTGA